Genomic window (Bacillota bacterium):
CGCTAAAAACCACCAGAGTTATGACCTCCTGAATGGTTTTCAACTGGGCTGCCGAGAACTGGGAATATCCTATGCGGTTAGCAGGGACCTGGAAGCAATATTCCACAAAGGCGATAAGCCAGCTAGCTATAATCGCCTTCCATAAGGGGGATTCCCTATATTTCAAGTGTCCATACCACGCAAAGGTCATGAAGATATTGGAGATAGATAAGAGGATAACCGTCTTCATCCCGTTTTCTCGCCTTCTTCTTTCGGGGTATCGAATTCGGATATCATATTACCATGTAGTTTCGGTTACCTTCGTTCTGACGGATTTACCTAACGCCTTCACCCGTTCAGCCGTGTTCCGGATACTGATATAAGCAACGGGATCTCTATTTCGCTATGGATTTCCAAAATCCTTGTATCCTGTGATCTGCAGGTATGTGGTAAATTTAGCCGGAGGGGCGATCTCGCGGCTCAGTCGCCCCAAGGTATTACAGGTATGGCATTGGAACATGTTCAGCCCCTCAATATAGAGTTCAAGCGGGTTGAGATGCGGTTCATCAGCCCGTGAGACTTCAGATGGGAAAGTCAGATGCATCATGACCCAAAGCAGCACGGGAATGAAGAAGGTGGTTGATTTGACGCCGAAGGAATATACCTGACAATGGGCAGGAGATAGGAACACATGGGCGGTGGCGGGGCGAACCCTCGGATGCAGGTGCCCCGCCATCATCGTTCATTTTATGGCTCCGGCTGTCAATCCCTTTACCAGGTATCTCTGTATAAATGCAAATGCAATAGCCACAGGGATGACGGCTATTGTTGAGGCAGCCATCATCTCATGCCAATAGACTATGTTGTACCCTGAGAAATCATACAACGCCAATGTGATAGGCTTTAGGGCACTATTCGTAAGGAATGTCAACGGAAACATGAGCTGATCCCATCCCATGATAAAAGCATATATGCCTGCTGCAGCCAACCCAGGTGCGGCTAATGGCAACATAACCCTGTACAGGGCTTGAATCCTGCTACAACCATCTACCATTGCTGCCTCTTCTAGCTCTCTGGGGATACTGTCAAAATAACCATGGAGAAGCCATATGACCATTGGTAGAGTGAAGGCAGCGCTGGTTACGATCACTGAGGTAAGGGTATTCAGAAGGCCATAGGCGCGGATCACTTTATATAGAGGAAGAATAAAGACAACAGGAGAAATCATCTGACTGGCTAGTATCCCAAATAGAAGGGAATTGCGCAAGGAAGTGACAGTCCTGCTGATTCCATAAGCTGCAGGAGCTCCCAATAGTATCGAGAGGATTCCGGTCGCGCCCGCAATTGCGAGACTGTTTTTAAAGGGTATATAGAACTTATACTGTCCACTCCATACAGTAAGGTAGTTTGACCACTCTGGTTTTCCAGGGAATAGCTTTGGAGGCCATTCAAATAACGAATCATAGGATTTGAGACTCGTGCCTATCATCACGATAACAGGGAATACCATCAATCCTATGAGCAGAATCAACAACAAATGGGTCATCATCAGATCCAGGGTCTTTCTTCTGTTCAAGCCTGCTCACCCCCGCGCCTAAGGATGCGCCAATAAAGTATGCTAAATGCCATCAGGATAATTAGTGTAACAGTCGCATATGCCGAACTCATTCCAACATCGTAGTTGGAGAAAGCTTCACGGTAAGTCTTGACCACTAGGATTTCTGTAGCGTTCAGTGGGCCGCCCCCTGTCATTGTCCAGATAATGTTAAATGAATTAAAAGTCCAGATTATTGATAATGTTGTTGCGGCCAGCAGTACCGGGATAAGAAGCGGCATGGTTATAAAGCGAAACTTGTGCCATGATCCAGCCCCGTCTACTGACGCCGCTTGATAGATGTCATTCGGTATAGATTGTAGCCCCGCCAGGAATACAATGGCCATAAACGGAACCCCCCTCCACATGTCTACAACCATTGCAGCGAGAAATGCAGAGGTCGTATTCCCAAGCCAGGAGTAATGATCGGATAGAATGCCAAGTTTCATCAGATAGTAGTTGAGCATTCCATATTGACCATTGAAAATCCATTTCCATACAATTGCGCCTATCACCTGAGGCGTAGCCCACGGAACAAGCAGCAGAACACGATATACTGCATTACCGCGGAATTCCTTGTTTAGCAGGACTGCTATGAGCAACCCGATTAAACTCTTCCCCAGGACAGAACCTAAGGTCCATACAGTTGTTCTAAGAAGGGTGCTCCAGAATCCTGGATCGATAGCAAGGGTGATGAAATTCGTAAACCCTATAAGAGTGGAGCCAGCCATAGGATTGATCAACGATTCCTTGAATACTGAAGATTTCAAGGTGGTAAGTAGTGGGAACCCTATTATGGCTATCATGCATATGAGTGCGGGCAAGGTCGCAACCAGTGCCGTCTTCTGTTGGTCATCCAATTTGATCTTAGTACTCATGATTGGCCTCCTATCACCAAGAGAGGGGGCATCCCACCCCCATCCCCTCATACCGCCAGACATGTAGACCCTCATCCGGCGGTTCGCGGCCCATTCCGGGCATACAAAGAGCGGCGGGTATGTTCGAATACCCGCCAGAAAAAGGACACCAGGGTTACTTCTTTGAGGAGGCAGGGACTAGACCCTGCTCTTCGATCTCACGTGCGGCCTCTTTCACTGCCTGCTCAGGTGTGGCCTTCTGTAAAAGTACCTTCTGAATCATCTCAACTATAATCTTCTGCATAGGCTCCCAACGGAGCGGTTGAGGCTGTGGCACTCCATATTGGGCCATCTTAATAAAAGTAGAGAAATATGGATCTTTCTGAAATTCCGGCAATCCAGCAATCTTAGGCCCTTGAGGAACAAGGCCTCCGATCTTATCTCTAAATATCTGCTCTTGCTCGCTTGTTATGAAGTCAAGCAGTAGCCAGGCTTCCTTAGGATGCTTGGTCTTACTATATATCCCCGTGCAGTCGGAAACCAATTCAGTCGCTATACCCTCCGGCCCAGCAGGGAGCAAGGCCGCCGCATAAGGGGTCTTTGGATTCTGTGGAGGCCTCCCCACGGACCTGCCTCCCCATGGCCCACTTACGAACATCGCAATCCGGCCAGCAGCAAATAACTCTGGCAATTGTTCACGGTGGTATTCAAGGGGATTCGGAACGACCTTATGTACTGTATATAGATCTCGATAGAATCTGAGGGCTTCTATGGCTCGAGGACTATCTAAGATGAGATTTCCTTTTTCATCGAATACGTTCCCACCCGCCTGGAATAAATAACAGAAGTACTGAGAGAGCGTGCTAACATGATTTGCCCCGGCAATGGCGAATCCATAGATGCCCGGATGCTCTTCTTGCACCTTCTTCGCGACTTTGACAAGTTCATCCCATGTCTTTGGAGGCGTTTTAATTAAATCACTTCTATAAATCAAGGCCTGGGTGCTATATGCCCGTGGCATTGCATATAGTTTGCCCTTGTATGTCATCGCTTTAATAAGGCCTGGATAATACATGTTACGTTTATCTTGTGTTACTAGTTTATCGAGCGGCATAAAGGCTCCCATTTCGACAAACTCTGGGAGCCATCTTGCTCCTATTTGTATCACATCTGGGCCGTCTCCGGCCATGATCATGTTGACAAGCCTATCGTGCACCAAATCCCAAGGAACGTCAAGCAGCTCAACCTTTATATTAGGATATTTGGCTTCAAACCTTTCCAGGTGACCCTGCCATGTCTGGCGGGATACTGGCTGGTCGCCACCCGGATATAGCCAGCGTATTGTAACCTTCTCTGCTC
Coding sequences:
- a CDS encoding DMT family protein: MKTVILLSISNIFMTFAWYGHLKYRESPLWKAIIASWLIAFVEYCFQVPANRIGYSQFSAAQLKTIQEVITLVVFSVFSVVYLREQLKWNYIVGFLMIIGAVFFVFKKW
- a CDS encoding carbohydrate ABC transporter permease: MNRRKTLDLMMTHLLLILLIGLMVFPVIVMIGTSLKSYDSLFEWPPKLFPGKPEWSNYLTVWSGQYKFYIPFKNSLAIAGATGILSILLGAPAAYGISRTVTSLRNSLLFGILASQMISPVVFILPLYKVIRAYGLLNTLTSVIVTSAAFTLPMVIWLLHGYFDSIPRELEEAAMVDGCSRIQALYRVMLPLAAPGLAAAGIYAFIMGWDQLMFPLTFLTNSALKPITLALYDFSGYNIVYWHEMMAASTIAVIPVAIAFAFIQRYLVKGLTAGAIK
- a CDS encoding sugar ABC transporter permease, whose amino-acid sequence is MIAIIGFPLLTTLKSSVFKESLINPMAGSTLIGFTNFITLAIDPGFWSTLLRTTVWTLGSVLGKSLIGLLIAVLLNKEFRGNAVYRVLLLVPWATPQVIGAIVWKWIFNGQYGMLNYYLMKLGILSDHYSWLGNTTSAFLAAMVVDMWRGVPFMAIVFLAGLQSIPNDIYQAASVDGAGSWHKFRFITMPLLIPVLLAATTLSIIWTFNSFNIIWTMTGGGPLNATEILVVKTYREAFSNYDVGMSSAYATVTLIILMAFSILYWRILRRGGEQA
- a CDS encoding sugar ABC transporter substrate-binding protein: MRKKCALSFSWFLIVILTVAISSSGAFGAEKVTIRWLYPGGDQPVSRQTWQGHLERFEAKYPNIKVELLDVPWDLVHDRLVNMIMAGDGPDVIQIGARWLPEFVEMGAFMPLDKLVTQDKRNMYYPGLIKAMTYKGKLYAMPRAYSTQALIYRSDLIKTPPKTWDELVKVAKKVQEEHPGIYGFAIAGANHVSTLSQYFCYLFQAGGNVFDEKGNLILDSPRAIEALRFYRDLYTVHKVVPNPLEYHREQLPELFAAGRIAMFVSGPWGGRSVGRPPQNPKTPYAAALLPAGPEGIATELVSDCTGIYSKTKHPKEAWLLLDFITSEQEQIFRDKIGGLVPQGPKIAGLPEFQKDPYFSTFIKMAQYGVPQPQPLRWEPMQKIIVEMIQKVLLQKATPEQAVKEAAREIEEQGLVPASSKK